In one window of Solanum pennellii chromosome 2, SPENNV200 DNA:
- the LOC107010038 gene encoding uncharacterized protein LOC107010038 encodes MSCHEQNEANDDEVDDYDEESGEPDYVAEEFRQFKNQRKPNLEETETVNLGDSECVKEVKISTHLNETQKESLVHLLAEYSDVFVWEVGDMQGLSTDVVSHKLPINPGFEPVKQKTQKFKPELSLKIKEEITKQIESRLVEVTQYPTWLANVVPVAKKDGKIRICVDYRDLNKASPKDNFPLPNIHILIDNCAKHEMQSFVDCYAGYHQILMDEEDAEKMAFITPWGVHHYRVMPFGLKNAGATYMRAMTTIFHDMIHKEIEVYVDNVIIKSRESSDHLTHLRKFFERLRRYNLKLNPAKCAFGVPAGKLLGFIVSRRAQSTVVCEPIFKLLKKDAPTMWTEECQTAFDAIKSYLSNPPVLVPPREGSPLLLYLSVSDSAFGCVLGQHDETGKKERAIYYISKKFTPYESRYTLLERTCCALTWLAQKLRHYLSSYTTYLISRMDPLKYIFQKAMPTGKLAKWQMLLSEFDIVYVTQKAIKAQALADHLAENPVDEEYEPLKTYFHDEEVSFVGEDISEAYPGWRLFFDGAANHQGKGVGAVLVSESGQHYPIAAKLRFNCTNNMAEYEACILGLKMAVDMNVQGEWAVKNPKIVPYVQYVQTDALATIASMIKHPNTDYIDPLDIELKEHPVHCSHVESEPDGLPWYFDIKRCLESGAYPEDATSNQKKSIRRMALNFFLNGEVLYRRTPDLGLLRCVDAAEAVRLIEQIHAGVCESIITDNGANLNSHLMKEICEQFKIIHRRSTAYRPQMNGAVEAANKNIKKILRKMIDKQRGWHEMLPYALLGYRTTVRTSTGATPYLLVYGTEAVVPVEVEIPSLRIIQEAELSNAEWVSKRIDQLALIDENRMVAVCHGQLYRQGMTRAFHKRVRARNFEVGQLVLKRIFPHQDEYKGKFAPNWQGPYMVRKVLSGGALVLSEMDGAVWPKPINSDAVKRYYA; translated from the exons atgtcatgtcatgagCAAAATGAGGCAAATGACGACGAGGTTGACGACTACGACGAAGAAAGTGGGGAACCGGATTATGTGGCAGAAGAATTTCGACAGTTCAAGAATCAACGCAAACCGAATCTGGAAGAAACAGAGACGGTGAATTTGGGAGATTCAGAATGTGTCAAAGAGGTTAAGATCAGCACTCACCTGAATGAAACTCAGAAGGAGAGCCTGGTTCATTTGCTTGCCGAATACAGTGACGTGTTTGTTTGGGAGGTCGGTGACATGCAGGGGTTGAGTACTGATGTCGTATCTCATAAGCTGCCTATCAACCCAGGGTTCGAGCCGGTGAAACAAAAGACTCAGAAATTTAAGCCTGAATTAAGTTTGAAAATTAAGGAAGAAATCACCAAGCAGATAGAGTCTCGATTGGTAGAAGTAACGCAATATCCCACCTGGTTGGCCAATGTCGTGCCGGTCGCCAAGAAGGATGGAAAAATCAGGATTTGTGTTGATTACAGAGATCTCAACAAGGCCAGTccaaaggataattttccgttgCCAAATATCCATATTTTGATTGACAACTGTGCCAAACATGAGATgcagtcatttgtggattgttacgcAGGGTATCACCAGATTTTGATGGATGAAGAAGACGCGGAAAAAATGGCCTTCATCACACCTTGGGGCGTACATCACTACAGGGTAATGCCGTTCGGCCTGAAGAACGCCGGTGCCACTTACATGAGAGCCATGACGACTATCTTCcatgacatgattcataaaGAGATTGAGGTGTACGTGGACAACGTCATAATCAAATCCCGCGAGAGTTCGGATCATTTGACACACCTGAGAAAGTTCTTTGAACGTTTGCGTCGGTACAACTTGAAGCTAAATCCCGCCAAATGTGCTTTTGGAGTCCCAGCCGGGAAGTTGTTGGGgtttatagtcagcagaagaG CACAATCAACAGTGGTATGCGAGCCCATTTTCAAGTTGCTGAAGAAAGATGCCCCGACTATGTGGACTGAGGAGTGCCAGACCGCTTTCGATGCTATCAAGAGCTATTTGTCTAACCCACCAGTATTGGTTCCTCCGCGAGAAGGGAGTCCTTTGTTACTGTATTTGTCAGTTTCAGATAGCGCATTTGGATGTgtacttggtcaacacgacGAGACAGGGAAGAAGGAAAGGGCTATCTACTACATCAGCAAGAAATTTACTCCGTACGAGTCTCGGTACACTTTGCTGGAGAGAACATGTTGCGCTCTAACGTGGCTTGCCCAGAAATTGAGACACTACTTGTCTTCATACACCACGTATCTCATTTCCAGAATGGATCCATTGAAATACATTTTCCAGAAAGCGATGCCGACTGGGAAGTTAGCCAAATGGCAAATGCTGTTGAGTGAgtttgatattgtgtatgtgactcagaaggCAATAAAGGCACAAgctttggctgatcatcttgcgGAGAACCCCGTTGACGAAGAATATGAACCACTTAAGACGTATTTTCATGACgaagaagtgtcatttgtggGCGAAGATATCTCTGAAGCTTATCCaggttggagattattctttgacGGAGCGGCGAATCACCAGGGTAAAGGTGTTGGAGCAGTCTTGGTGTCAGAATCTGGTCAGCACTATCCTATTGCAGCTAAACTGCGATTCAACTGCACAAACAACATGGCTgaatacgaagcttgtattcttggtttgaaaatggccGTTGACATGAAT gttcaaggagaatgggctgtGAAGAACCCGAAGATTGTACCTTACGTACAGTACGTGCAAA ctgatgctcttgccaccatcgCTTCAATGATCAAACATCCGAATACTGATTACATTGACCCGCTGGATATAGAGTTGAAGGAACATCCAGTCCATTGTTCACACGTGGAATCAGAACCAGATGGTTTGCCTTGGTATTTTGACATAAAAAGATGCTTGGAGTCTGGGGCATATCCAGAAGACGCTACATCTAATCAGAAGAAGTCGATACGTCGTAtggctctcaatttctttctaaatGGAGAAGTCCTgtataggaggactccagatttgggTCTTTTGAGATGCGTGGATGCAGCTGAAGCTGTGAGgcttattgaacagatacatgctgGAGTTTGCG aatccatcattactgataacggtgcaaatctcaacagtcatCTGATGAAAGAGATATGTGAACAATTTAAGATTATTCACCGGAGGTCAACTGCTTATCGCCCTCAAATGAACGGAGCTGTAGAGGCCGCCAAcaagaatatcaagaagattctgaggaaaatgattgacaaacAGCGAGGTTGGCATGAAATGTTGCCATATGCTCTACTAGGTTATCGAACAACGGTCAGAACATCGACTGGGGCTACTCCATACTtgctagtatatggaacagaGGCCGTCGTGCCTGTTGAAGTCGAGATACCGTCATTAAggatcatccaagaagctgagttAAGCAACGCTGAGTGGGTTAGCAAACGGATTGATCAACTGGCTTTGATTGATGAAAATAGAATGGTCGCCGTTTGCCATGGCCAGTTGTACAGACAGGGAATGACTCGCGCTTTTCACAAAAGAGTAAGAGCCAGAAATTTTGAAGTAGGTCAGTTGGTTCTTAAGcgtatttttcctcatcaagacgagTACAAAGGAAAGTTCGCACCAAACTGGCAAGGTCCGTACATGGTTCGTAAAGTACTATCGGGAGGTGCTTTGGTCTTGTCAGAGATGGATGGCGCTGTATGGCCAAAGCCTATCAACTCAGatgctgtcaagagatactatGCGTGA
- the LOC107011586 gene encoding probable receptor-like protein kinase At1g30570 produces the protein MKVKGREVFVIIPLLVLVVFVEIGEAQTKTFLVNCGTNSSVNADGSKWIGDSDPGSNVTLSSSGIEASTDSFNGDPSYESLYKTARFFSESFNYTFKGSPGSYFLRLHFYPFTFGNRDANESYFAVAANGLKLVSEFNVAGEILLKNSLLEGSGGNSSIFSLVKEYFVTSDIDVFVLEFVPNRDSFGFVNAIEIIPVTDKLFVDSISKVGGNGAKSSLNLSKRGIQTMYRLNIGGSAVKSTQDSGFRRKWEADSSYMIIADAGSEAKNHSNITYASPNDTSVAPLLVYETARIMSNTDVMEKRLNMSWKLDVDPDFDYVVRLHFCEFDFNKPNQRIFKIYINNKTAADNYDIFSRAGGMNKAYHEDYFDAISSKSSSLWVQLGPDTTTGSAGTDALLNGLEVFKLSRNGNLAYIQKYEDVPEKSTSKSLILWVGIGAGVASIIFLAGLVMLIIWLCRRRSSKDDTKKDSPGWRPLFLHAAAVTNTGNGKGSIQHQNLGTLRSGRRFTLAEIKGATNNFDESLVIGVGGFGKVFKAELDDGTLAAIKRANPQSQQGLKEFETEIEMLSKLRHRHLVSMIGFCDEQNEMILVYEYMANGTLRSHLFGSDLPSLSWKQRLEACIGSARGLHYLHTGSERGIIHRDIKTTNILLDENFVAKMADFGLSKTGPSLEHTHVSTAVKGSFGYLDPEYFRRQQLTEKSDVYSFGVVLFEVICARPVINPSLPRDQINLAEWAMRFQRKRSLETIIDEQLAGQYSTESLMKFGEIAEKCLSDEGKLRPTMGEVLWHLEYVLQIHEAWLRKNAGEDSASDIRVLETVEERGTETSEDQTHVESKNKKDSEPATSTSGTTDAMASGVDDFSQFISQEGR, from the coding sequence ATGAAAGTCAAAGGGAGGGAGGTGTTTGTGATAATTCCTCTTTTGGTATTAGTTGTGTTTGTTGAAATTGGGGAAGCTCAAACAAAGACTTTTCTGGTAAATTGTGGTACAAATTCTAGTGTGAATGCAGATGGTAGCAAATGGATAGGTGATTCTGATCCTGGTAGTAATGTTACTTTGAGTTCATCAGGTATTGAGGCATCTACTGACTCATTTAATGGTGATCCATCTTATGAGTCACTCTACAAAACTGCCAGATTTTTTTCGGAAAGTTTTAACTATACTTTCAAAGGATCACCTGGTAGTTATTTCCTTAGGCTCCATTTCTATCCCTTTACATTTGGGAATCGTGATGCGAATGAGTCGTATTTTGCTGTTGCTGcaaatggtttgaagttggtttCGGAGTTTAATGTTGCTGGTGAGATTTTGCTCAAGAACTCGCTCTTGGAAGGTTCTGGAGGCAATTCCAGTATCTTTTCATTGGTGAAGGAGTATTTTGTGACTTCTGATATTGATGTCTTTGTGCTCGAGTTTGTTCCGAATAGGGATTCGTTTGGATTTGTTAATGCTATTGAGATCATCCCTGTGACTGATAAGCTATTTGTTGACTCCATCAGTAAAGTTGGTGGCAATGGTGCTAAGAGTTCTTTAAATTTGAGTAAACGAGGGATTCAAACTATGTACAGGTTGAACATTGGTGGTTCAGCAGTCAAATCCACTCAAGATTCAGGGTTCAGGAGGAAGTGGGAGGCGGATTCGAGCTATATGATCATTGCAGATGCAGGTTCAGAAGCCAAAAACCATTCCAACATTACTTATGcttccccgaatgacacctcTGTTGCTCCGCTTCTTGTGTATGAAACAGCAAGAATTATGAGCAACACAGATGTCATGGAGAAACGGTTGAACATGTCATGGAAATTGGATGTGGATCCAGATTTTGATTATGTGGTCCGCTTACATTTCTGTGAGTTTGACTTTAATAAACCAAATCAAAGGatcttcaaaatttatataaataacaaaactGCAGCAGACAACTACGACATTTTCTCAAGAGCTGGGGGAATGAACAAGGCATACCATGAGGATTACTTTGATGCGATATCCTCGAAAAGTAGCAGTCTCTGGGTTCAGCTTGGTCCAGATACAACGACTGGTTCTGCAGGCACTGATGCTCTTTTGAATGGTTTGGAGGTTTTCAAGTTGAGTCGGAATGGTAATCTTGCCTATATACAGAAATATGAGGATGTTCCAGAAAAATCAACTTCGAAAAGTTTAATCCTGTGGGTAGGAATTGGAGCAGGTGTTGCATCCATTATCTTTCTTGCAGGATTAGTCATGCTTATTATATGGCTATGTAGAAGGCGGAGTAGCAAAGATGACACAAAGAAAGACTCACCTGGATGGAGACCTTTATTCCTTCATGCAGCTGCTGTGACCAACACTGGTAATGGTAAGGGatcaatacaacatcaaaatCTTGGAACTCTAAGATCTGGAAGGCGGTTTACTCTAGCAGAGATTAAAGGAGCTACAAACAACTTTGATGAAAGCTTAGTGATTGGAGTGGGAGGATTTGGTAAGGTTTTCAAGGCAGAACTCGATGATGGAACCCTTGCTGCAATCAAGCGAGCCAATCCTCAATCGCAGCAAGGACTGAAAGAATTTGAAACAGAAATCGAAATGCTTTCTAAGCTAAGGCATAGGCATTTGGTCTCCATGATAGGCTTCTGTGATGAACAGAATGAAATGATTTTGGTTTATGAGTACATGGCCAATGGAACTCTCAGGAGTCATCTCTTTGGCAGTGATCTACCATCCCTAAGCTGGAAGCAAAGACTAGAGGCATGCATTGGTTCAGCTCGTGGTCTGCATTACCTTCACACAGGGTCAGAGCGGGGAATTATCCATAGGGATATCAAGACAACCAACATATTGTTAGACGAAAATTTTGTGGCGAAAATGGCTGATTTTGGGCTGTCTAAAACTGGCCCTTCTTTGGAACATACTCATGTCAGTACAGCAGTGAAAGGAAGTTTTGGTTATCTGGATCCCGAGTATTTCAGGCGGCAGCAGTTGACTGAGAAATCTGATGTTTACTCCTTTGGGGTTGTGCTGTTTGAAGTTATATGTGCGCGCCCTGTTATAAATCCAAGCTTACCAAGAGATCAGATCAATCTTGCAGAATGGGCAATGCGGTTTCAACGAAAAAGATCTCTTGAAACCATCATTGACGAACAACTCGCAGGACAATATTCCACAGAATCATTGATGAAATTTGGAGAAATTGCTGAGAAATGTCTGTCAGACGAGGGAAAGTTGAGACCAACAATGGGAGAAGTCCTCTGGCATCTGGAATATGTTTTGCAAATTCATGAGGCTTGGCTGCGGAAGAATGCAGGGGAAGACTCTGCTTCTGATATTCGTGTTCTAGAGACTGTTGAGGAGAGAGGAACTGAAACTTCTGAAGACCAGACTCATGTTgaatcaaaaaacaaaaaagacagTGAACCTGCAACAAGTACCAGTGGCACTACAGATGCCATGGCTAGTGGAGTAGATGACTTTTCACAGTTCATCAGTCAAGAAGGAAGGTGA
- the LOC107008793 gene encoding uncharacterized protein LOC107008793 has translation MLIKSYPSGCKETSFATSFSSEITKRASCDQGSGAELSEMSPEKDKYPIDVCMESDSKDGDPCSLNSLDGPRPSTFGAMPGSLKPIVYRRKKFKQNPRPTFFIEPSAEVRPSNGCPSELCSEVHSGTLKEGIVAAEKLATATPVLLPAECNRGNLLSKSNSCDGRPEGEEQCSEAASRSDMQRTSNVCINDSHSSSKCNLDFGSSSLKTLVDDAGECSSSGALLPERLGNNMPEKDVCTAILRGYGLLENVVVTKLGASTEDFYTSSDNCCLISCKACDCSESTVKMLICDNCADAYHLSCCKPHKKIAPEDEWFCQTCLIKKRRLLKKSSCNASSSNSPSEGESGPTALMLKDTGYKTRVRISKKYQAEIPDWTGPATDDAGCSGEPFEITPSENLCLPKQSSNEHMRISSIGNWLQCRQVIEGFGKRVDGSICGKWRRAPLFEVQTDNWECFRSVLWDPAHADCAVPQELETEEVLKQLKYMEMLKHRLVVKRRKLNQTSGAGSRFLTKK, from the exons ATGCTGATAAAAAGTTATCCTTCTGGTTGCAAAGAAACTTCTTTTGCAACCTCTTTCTCATCTGAGATCACGAAACGAGCTTCATGCGACCAGGGTTCTGGTGCTGAATTGTCAGAAATGAGTccagaaaaagataaatatccTATTGATGTCTGTATGGAATCTGATTCAAAGGATGGTGATCCTTGTTCCTTAAACAGTCTAGATGGTCCACGACCTTCAACTTTCGGTGCCATGCCTGGAAGTTTAAAGCCCATAGTATATCGTAGGAAAAAGTTCAAACAGAACCCTCGTCCTACTTTCTTCATTGAACCATCAGCTGAAGTTAGGCCTAGCAATGGATGCCCTTCTGAGCTCTGTTCTGAAGTCCATTCAGGAACTTTGAAGGAAGGCATAGTTGCTGCTGAGAAATTAGCTACAGCAACTCCTGTTCTTCTGCCTGCTGAGTGTAACAGAGGAAACCTTCTATCTAAATCAAATTCTTGTGATGGTAGACCTGAAGGGGAAGAGCAGTGCTCTGAAGCAGCATCAAGAAGTGATATGCAAAGGACTTCAAATGTTTGCATAAATGATAGCCATTCGTCATCAAAGTGTAATTTGGATTTTGGGTCTTCTTCGTTGAAGACGCTTGTGGATGATGCTGGTGAGTGCTCCTCATCTGGTGCTTTATTACCTGAAAGATTGGGTAATAATATGCCAGAAAAGGATGTATGCACAGCAATTCTTAGAGGTTATGGGTTGCTTGAAAATGTTGTGGTTACAAAACTCGGAGCATCCACAGAAGACTTTTATACCAGTTCTGACAACTGCTGTTTAATCTCATGCAAAGCCTGTGATTGTTCAGAATCTACAGTGAAGATGCTAATCTGTGATAACTGTGCTGATGCATATCATTTATCGTGCTGCAAACCCCATAAAAAGATAGCACCAGAGGATGAGTGGTTTTGCCAAACTTGTTTGATTAAGAAGCGGAGATTGCTCAAGAAATCATCTTGTAATGCGAGTTCTAGCAATTCTCCATCTGAAGGTGAATCAGGACCTACAGCTCTCATGTTGAAGGACACCGGTTATAAAACTCGTGTTCGTATTAGCAAAAAGTATCAAGCTGAGATTCCTGACTGGACAGGTCCAGCGACAGA TGACGCTGGTTGTAGTGGTGAACCATTTGAAATCACACCTTCAGAGAATCTCTGCTTGCCT AAACAATCTTCTAACGAACATATGAGGATTAGCTCTATTGGCAATTGGCTTCAGTGCCGGCAGGTCATCGAAGGTTTTGGGAAACGTGTGGATGGAAGTATCTGTGGGAAGTGGCGAAG GGCGCCGCTATTTGAAGTTCAAACAGATAATTGGGAGTGCTTCCGTTCTGTCCTTTGGGATCCAGCTCACGCCGATTGTGCTGTACCTCAA GAACTAGAGACGGAGGAAGTTCTGAAGCAATTGAAGTATATGGAGATG TTGAAACACCGGCTGGTAGTTAAGAGGCGCAAATTGAATCAAACCTCAGGTGCTGGCTCACGGTTCTTGACAAAGAAATGA